In a genomic window of Styela clava chromosome 7, kaStyClav1.hap1.2, whole genome shotgun sequence:
- the LOC144425093 gene encoding uncharacterized protein LOC144425093, which translates to MTTLIDISIFEAIGGKEAHLAPLEESLVAVGGHDLSPLGTLEVDLSIDSFASRRTVVVANLGMSNGILGMDYLREHDCVLYLSSGHMMIEGHEIKLFTEKSVPCCRVTVREDITIPPYSKVVIPAQLNRPWPKSNLSDVAALVEPLNSSFLADGIQLISSVVDPGKSTVPVLAVNQKGRQLKISAGSLLGIAHPQLVAQIQVDESDNRVIASELPEHLHDMVNSVEDLTPSQREQLVNLICEFHDVFVGPNGELGRTSAAKHRIITTTPQPIRQAPRRMGSQKRWFYQILRGF; encoded by the exons ATGACTACTCTGATCGACATTTCCATCTTTGAGGCTATAGGTGGGAAAGAAGCACATTTAGCACCGCTCGAAGAATCTCTTGTTGCAGTGGGAGGACATGATTTATCACCACTGGGTACATTGGAAGTTGATTTGTCTATTGATTCTTTTGCATCGCGACGCACTGTTGTTGTTGCCAACCTAGGTATGTCTAATGGTATTTTGGGCATGGACTATCTCCGAGAACATGATTGCGTTCTTTACTTATCATCTGGACACATGATGATAGAGggtcatgaaatcaaactgtttactgaaaagtctGTACCGTGTTGTCGTGTAACTGTTCGAGAAGATATTACTATACCGCCATATTCTAAGGTTGTTATCCCTGCACAACTTAATCGTCCTTGGCCGAAAAGCAATTTGTCTGACGTTGCTGCTCTTGTTGAACCGCTGAATTCTTCTTTCCTCGCTGATGGCATTCAGCTGATCTCTTCTGTTGTGGATCCAGGAAAGTCCACTGTTCCTGTTCTAGCGGTGAACCAAAAAGGCAGACAACTTAAGATCAGTGCTGGATCTTTGCTTGGTATTGCACATCCTCAACTTGTAGCACAAattcaagttgacgaatccgATAATCGAGttatagcttctgaattaccagaacatctacatgacatggtcaattccGTTGAGGATTTAACCCCGAGTCAACGTGAACAGTTGGTCAATTTGATTTGTGAATTTCATGATGTATTTGTAGGACCAAATGGTGAACTTGGTCGTACTTCAGCAGCAAAGCATAGGATCATCACAACCACACCACAGCCGATTCGGCAGGCTCCTCGTCGAATGGG TTCCCAAAAAAGATGGTTCTACCAGATTTTGCGTGGATTTTAG